The sequence AGTTTTAAGAAAGATTAGACCATCGGTGATAACCTCTTCACCTTCTTTTAATCCTGAAACAACTTTATAAAAATTTCCCACCTTTTCAGTTATCTTAACCTCTCTTAAAATGGCTTTATTGCCTGATTTTACAAAGCAGTAGTATTTGCCTTTTTCTTGAAAAACAGCTTTTAAAGGAACTAATACACCATTGGTTGATTTAAGCGGCAATTTTACATTTACAAAAAGATTAGGTTTAAGAGAATCTTCTACATTATTAACAACTATTCTTATATCATTTCTTCTTGTTTTTGGGTCAATCTCATGACTTATAAGACTTAACGTTCCGATGATTTCTTTATTGAGCGGAGATATAACAATAACTTTTTGACCGATTTTTAAATCTTTTGTAATTTCAAAAGGCACCTGAGCAATTACCCAAAGTCTCTCATGAGAATGTATTTTCATAAGTTCTTCACCAACATTTACAGGATTGCCGTTTATTACTTTTATATCAGCAACAAATCCATTAACTTTACTTCTTAAAATAATAGAGCTTCCTTTGACTTCTCCATAGGAGCTTAAAGCTTTTTTCAATGCTTGATACTCTCCAAGACTTCTCTCATATTCAATTTTTGCTGTTTGATATCTTGCAAAGGGTATAACTTCTTCTTTATAAAGATTTTCTTCTCTTTCTAATACCTGCTTGGCTGTTTGTAATTTAACCTTTGCCATTTCGATATTTGCTTGCAAGCTTGCAATCGCTGGAGAATAAACAGTGAGTAATATCTGACCTTTTTTTACATGGTCTCCAAGCTTAACATAAACCCTTTCAGCTATTCCTTCCACAGGCGATGAAACAGCATAGCTTAATGTTGGGTCTTCGTTTACCACTGCTGGAAATGTTTGATACTCTGCCACCTCACCTACTTTCACTTTTTCAGTTTTTAGATTTATCTTTTTTTCAATCTCCGGTTTAAGTATAATCTCCTGAGCGTTTGATAGAGTAAATATTGATAAAAGTAAAATCATTACTGAAGCTTTTCTAACTAACATATGTTTTTACCTCCTTTTTAAATTAAACGTGAGAAGTAGATTTTTAACTTATCAACCACTTACTCACCTACTATTGCTATGTATTCACCATAAAGCTTATGAATTTGCATTAACAAATCGGCTCTATATCTAAGTAATTCATAATACTGAGATTTTATTGTGAGATACTCAAAAAGTGTCAGCTCTCTTAGCTTATAGCTTTTTTCTGCAAGGCTTAGTTGAGCTTTCATATCCGGTAAGACTTTGTTATCCATCTCTTCAAGCTGAGATTTTAAAATGTTGTAGCTTTCTTTTATGGCTGCTGTGGTTTGCTTTATATTCTCAAGCT comes from Sulfurihydrogenibium sp. and encodes:
- a CDS encoding efflux RND transporter periplasmic adaptor subunit, producing the protein MLVRKASVMILLLSIFTLSNAQEIILKPEIEKKINLKTEKVKVGEVAEYQTFPAVVNEDPTLSYAVSSPVEGIAERVYVKLGDHVKKGQILLTVYSPAIASLQANIEMAKVKLQTAKQVLEREENLYKEEVIPFARYQTAKIEYERSLGEYQALKKALSSYGEVKGSSIILRSKVNGFVADIKVINGNPVNVGEELMKIHSHERLWVIAQVPFEITKDLKIGQKVIVISPLNKEIIGTLSLISHEIDPKTRRNDIRIVVNNVEDSLKPNLFVNVKLPLKSTNGVLVPLKAVFQEKGKYYCFVKSGNKAILREVKITEKVGNFYKVVSGLKEGEEVITDGLIFLKTQVFGGAGE